A portion of the Vibrio coralliirubri genome contains these proteins:
- a CDS encoding YgjP-like metallopeptidase domain-containing protein — protein sequence MHPSLRYIQGYPKHILDPVTQLVESGKLVPWFEARYPKNHEIKSEKALFDYAIEIKNRYMKKTPPISKVIYDGKIHLINNALGLHSYVAKNHGGKIKSKNEIRIASVFKNAPEPLLRMLVVHELAHIKEKEHDKAFYQLCCHMEPQYHQLELDARLFMMYLDLKK from the coding sequence ATGCATCCTTCTTTACGCTATATTCAAGGCTATCCTAAGCACATTCTTGATCCTGTGACTCAACTAGTAGAGTCGGGTAAATTGGTGCCTTGGTTTGAAGCTCGCTACCCAAAGAATCATGAAATAAAAAGCGAGAAAGCCCTGTTTGACTATGCGATTGAGATAAAAAATCGCTACATGAAAAAAACACCACCGATCAGCAAAGTGATTTACGACGGCAAGATACACCTAATCAACAATGCGTTAGGTCTTCATTCTTACGTTGCGAAGAATCACGGTGGAAAGATCAAATCGAAGAATGAAATTCGTATCGCCAGTGTTTTTAAAAATGCACCAGAACCTTTATTGCGAATGCTGGTGGTACACGAACTGGCGCATATCAAAGAGAAAGAGCACGACAAAGCCTTTTACCAACTATGCTGTCACATGGAACCGCAATATCATCAACTTGAGTTGGATGCCCGTTTATTCATGATGTATTTAGATTTAAAGAAGTAG
- a CDS encoding glutaredoxin family protein, whose product MKRVVLYVADKCPHCKDAQRYLDSKKIVYRLTNAKMQRGRKELQAMGARSIPVLKIGDQVMVGWNQKNFDKMYNSKNT is encoded by the coding sequence ATGAAACGTGTTGTATTGTACGTCGCAGACAAATGCCCGCACTGTAAAGATGCCCAAAGGTATTTAGACTCTAAGAAAATTGTTTACCGCCTAACGAATGCAAAGATGCAGCGTGGTCGTAAAGAATTGCAAGCGATGGGTGCTCGTTCTATCCCCGTGCTTAAGATCGGCGATCAAGTGATGGTCGGTTGGAATCAGAAGAACTTCGATAAGATGTATAACTCAAAGAACACTTAA
- a CDS encoding LysR family transcriptional regulator, with protein MLESKPLRHFLAVAQFGNFTQAAKALHIAQPALSISIKKLEQTLDLILFRRGDKSVTLTEEGKVLFEHAKRIAQQFDDAQLAMNELKGLEKGEVRLGAPSMMGSYFFPQVVMAFKSQYPNLKLTLIDAGTASIREMLLNGELDIGVINHENVPDDLETDHLLSSEMLAVVGKDHPLATQSSITFEEFFAQELIMFKSGYFHRDFIDATCKKYNLDMTIAFETNLLPMILSIVKQEFAITALLSLVTEYEEDVVGVPFIDPVKLNLSLAWRKEGYLSKADRTFIDFVKRYV; from the coding sequence ATGCTTGAATCAAAACCACTTCGACATTTTCTGGCTGTTGCGCAGTTTGGTAATTTCACTCAGGCCGCCAAAGCGCTGCATATCGCTCAGCCCGCATTGAGTATCTCCATTAAAAAACTCGAACAGACGCTTGATTTGATTCTATTCCGTCGCGGAGATAAATCCGTCACCTTAACGGAAGAGGGAAAGGTACTGTTTGAGCATGCCAAGCGAATCGCCCAGCAGTTCGATGATGCTCAACTCGCGATGAACGAGTTAAAGGGGCTAGAAAAAGGCGAGGTTCGATTAGGCGCTCCAAGCATGATGGGCAGTTATTTTTTTCCCCAAGTCGTGATGGCATTTAAAAGCCAATACCCAAACCTAAAGTTGACTCTGATTGATGCTGGCACCGCTTCTATTCGTGAAATGTTGTTAAACGGCGAACTCGATATTGGCGTAATCAACCATGAAAACGTGCCTGATGATCTTGAAACTGACCACCTGTTAAGCTCAGAAATGTTAGCTGTCGTTGGCAAAGATCACCCACTGGCAACGCAATCATCCATCACCTTTGAAGAATTTTTTGCTCAAGAGCTGATCATGTTCAAATCAGGCTACTTCCACCGTGATTTTATCGATGCGACTTGCAAGAAGTACAACCTCGATATGACCATCGCGTTCGAAACCAATTTATTGCCGATGATTCTTTCTATCGTGAAGCAAGAGTTTGCCATCACCGCGTTGCTTAGCTTGGTGACAGAATACGAGGAAGACGTGGTCGGCGTACCATTTATAGACCCTGTGAAGCTGAACCTATCTTTGGCGTGGAGAAAGGAAGGGTATCTGTCAAAAGCAGACCGAACCTTTATCGACTTCGTTAAGCGGTATGTGTGA
- a CDS encoding MFS transporter yields the protein MFDKGSPQYKRITQSLAIGSFIIFCNLYLFQPILSHMAEHFQVSETQINWLFAATTLGLSISLVPWAIASETFGRKPIILFSLFAIPLIGLSMVFTTTLLQLVIARAFMGIAVAAFAGVAVAYMVEELSPKAFAIAIGGYIAANSLGGIFGRVLGGLITDYFDWHATVLFFVVGSLIGALYIAYSLPDQQNFKPQKGLFFHHNRSVMMHLRNRILWLAMLIGGANFALFVNLYSVMGFRLVSAPHSVPVGLASLIFLCYLAGTVSSKLSNKWTLRFDPLNGILMGVCISLIGMLVSAVDKVPFMLAGLLLISGGAFFAHTLAYSWVSQKAPSAKATATALYLVHYYIGGSLGGFLLLYCWQLFGWSGVIAGGSIFYVAIFAWVYQLKQLQVSASKLAQA from the coding sequence ATGTTTGATAAAGGCAGTCCTCAATATAAACGCATCACCCAATCATTAGCGATTGGCTCGTTTATCATTTTCTGTAACCTTTACCTCTTTCAGCCAATCTTGTCGCACATGGCGGAGCACTTCCAAGTTTCGGAAACTCAAATCAACTGGCTGTTTGCCGCGACAACACTTGGACTTTCCATCAGCTTGGTACCTTGGGCAATCGCTTCTGAAACCTTCGGTCGAAAACCCATCATTCTATTCAGTCTGTTCGCTATTCCTTTGATTGGATTGAGCATGGTGTTCACAACCACCCTACTGCAGCTTGTCATTGCCCGAGCATTCATGGGCATTGCGGTCGCTGCTTTTGCAGGTGTGGCAGTTGCCTACATGGTGGAAGAGTTATCACCGAAAGCATTCGCAATCGCGATAGGCGGTTATATTGCGGCTAACTCATTAGGTGGTATTTTCGGGCGTGTATTGGGTGGCTTGATTACGGATTATTTTGACTGGCACGCAACGGTTTTGTTTTTCGTAGTCGGCTCCTTAATCGGCGCTCTCTATATTGCATATAGCTTACCTGACCAACAAAACTTTAAGCCACAGAAAGGCCTGTTCTTTCACCATAACCGATCTGTAATGATGCACTTAAGAAACCGAATACTTTGGCTCGCGATGTTAATTGGTGGCGCTAACTTTGCTCTGTTCGTTAACCTGTATTCAGTAATGGGCTTTAGGCTAGTATCCGCACCTCACTCGGTGCCTGTGGGTTTAGCATCGCTGATATTCCTATGTTACTTGGCCGGAACGGTTAGTTCTAAGCTCTCCAACAAATGGACACTTCGTTTCGATCCGTTAAACGGTATATTGATGGGCGTGTGCATTAGCTTAATCGGGATGTTGGTTTCTGCGGTTGATAAAGTCCCGTTCATGTTAGCTGGCTTGTTGTTGATTAGTGGCGGTGCATTCTTCGCCCATACTCTTGCCTACTCTTGGGTGAGTCAAAAAGCGCCGAGCGCGAAAGCGACAGCAACGGCACTTTACTTAGTCCACTACTACATAGGTGGCAGTTTAGGTGGCTTCTTACTCTTGTATTGCTGGCAACTGTTCGGTTGGAGCGGCGTGATCGCGGGCGGTTCAATCTTCTATGTCGCGATATTTGCTTGGGTCTACCAGTTGAAACAGCTACAAGTATCGGCATCCAAACTCGCACAAGCATAA
- a CDS encoding DUF1415 domain-containing protein: MSNTQSTDLQTIHDQVKQWLDDVVIGLNLCPFAAKPQRNKQIKIFVSEANTEEALLEDIMTHFVELDNTPVAELETTLVVVPNMLQDFFDYNMFIDWIEALIKQEDWEGVYQVATFHPDYCFGGADPEDDENLTNRSPYPVYHLIREASMEKVLKHYPNPEAIPDTNIARVESLTPEERRKLFPYLFS; this comes from the coding sequence ATGTCGAACACTCAAAGCACAGATCTTCAAACCATCCATGACCAAGTAAAACAGTGGTTAGACGATGTCGTTATTGGCCTAAACCTGTGTCCATTCGCAGCCAAGCCACAACGTAATAAACAGATTAAGATCTTTGTGAGTGAAGCAAATACTGAAGAAGCGTTGTTGGAAGACATCATGACGCATTTCGTAGAGTTAGATAACACACCAGTCGCAGAATTAGAGACGACTTTGGTGGTTGTACCTAACATGCTGCAAGATTTCTTCGACTACAACATGTTCATTGATTGGATTGAAGCGTTGATCAAGCAAGAAGATTGGGAAGGCGTTTACCAAGTAGCAACCTTCCACCCAGACTATTGTTTTGGTGGTGCGGATCCTGAAGACGATGAAAACCTAACAAACCGCTCTCCATACCCGGTTTACCATTTGATTCGTGAAGCGAGTATGGAAAAGGTGTTAAAGCACTACCCAAATCCTGAAGCGATTCCTGATACCAACATCGCGAGAGTTGAGTCTTTAACGCCAGAAGAACGCCGTAAAC